One Burkholderia sp. PAMC 26561 genomic window carries:
- the paaC gene encoding 1,2-phenylacetyl-CoA epoxidase subunit PaaC produces the protein MTTPQHLSYVLRLADNALILGQRNGEWCGHGPVLEEDIALANISLDLIGQARLLYSHAAALETELHGTQKTEDDYAYFRNERDFRNFTLSELPHAGPLSGTTRADRDYAVTVVRNFLYSTLMSHLWTALTRSSDAQLAAIASKSIKETRYHLNHASDWLLRFGDGTEESHRRAQAAVDYLMPYTREFFSVDEVETRIADAGIGPLTADLETAWREDVDATLAEATLQKPADVQHVTTGKLGEHSEHMGYLLAELQSIARQHPGATW, from the coding sequence ATGACGACGCCCCAACATCTGTCCTACGTGCTGCGCCTCGCCGACAACGCGCTGATCCTTGGGCAACGCAATGGCGAATGGTGCGGACACGGCCCGGTGCTCGAGGAAGATATTGCGCTCGCCAACATCAGTCTCGATCTGATCGGCCAGGCGCGCCTGCTTTACTCGCATGCGGCCGCGCTCGAGACCGAGTTGCACGGCACGCAGAAAACCGAAGACGACTACGCATATTTCCGCAATGAGCGAGATTTCCGCAACTTTACGTTGAGCGAATTGCCGCACGCCGGACCGTTGTCGGGAACGACGCGCGCAGACCGTGATTACGCGGTGACGGTCGTGCGCAATTTCCTGTATTCCACGCTGATGTCGCATCTCTGGACGGCGCTGACCCGATCGAGCGACGCACAGCTTGCCGCAATCGCTTCCAAGTCGATCAAGGAAACGCGATATCACCTGAATCACGCGAGCGACTGGCTGCTGCGTTTCGGCGATGGCACCGAGGAATCGCATCGCCGGGCTCAGGCGGCGGTGGATTACCTGATGCCCTACACACGCGAATTCTTCAGCGTGGATGAGGTGGAAACGCGCATCGCCGATGCCGGTATCGGTCCGCTGACAGCCGATCTGGAAACCGCGTGGCGCGAAGATGTGGACGCAACGTTGGCCGAAGCCACGCTGCAAAAACCCGCCGACGTGCAGCACGTGACCACGGGCAAACTCGGCGAGCATTCCGAGCACATGGGTTATCTGTTGGCGGAATTGCAAAGCATCGCGCGCCAGCACCCGGGCGCGACGTGGTGA
- the paaE gene encoding 1,2-phenylacetyl-CoA epoxidase subunit PaaE — protein MATPQFHSLRIRDVRPETADAVTVSFDVPDTLRDAFRFTQGQFVTLKTHIDGEETRRSYSICVGVTDYDRDGELRIGIKRVRGGRFSNFAFDMLKPGHEIEVMTPDGRFFTHLNADHFKHYVAFSGGSGITPVLAIIKTTLETEPTSRFTLIYGNRSVDAIMFAEELEDLKNRFMSRFSLYHVLSDDLQDVELFNGVLNQEKCAAFLEALVPASEIDEAFICGPGPMMDAAEAALKGAGVPPKQVHVERFGTPLPQAGVPQIEITDNTPTADLELVIDGKRRKLRLPYQGVSVLDVGLKAGLALPYACKGGVCCTCRAKVLEGEVRMEKNFTLEQHEIDAGFVLTCQCHPVSDRVVVSYDER, from the coding sequence ATGGCGACTCCGCAATTCCATTCGCTTCGCATCCGCGACGTTCGTCCCGAAACCGCGGACGCCGTTACCGTTTCCTTCGATGTCCCCGACACCCTGCGTGATGCGTTCCGCTTTACGCAAGGCCAGTTCGTCACGTTGAAAACGCATATCGACGGCGAGGAAACGCGGCGTTCGTATTCCATTTGCGTCGGCGTGACGGATTACGATCGCGATGGCGAATTGCGTATCGGTATTAAGCGCGTGCGCGGCGGCCGCTTCTCGAACTTCGCTTTCGACATGCTCAAGCCCGGTCACGAAATCGAAGTCATGACGCCCGATGGCCGCTTCTTCACCCATCTGAACGCCGATCACTTCAAGCATTACGTTGCGTTTTCGGGCGGTTCCGGCATCACACCGGTGCTTGCCATCATCAAGACGACGCTCGAGACGGAGCCCACCAGCCGCTTCACGCTGATCTATGGCAATCGCAGCGTCGACGCCATCATGTTCGCCGAGGAACTCGAAGACCTGAAGAACCGCTTCATGAGCCGGTTCTCGCTGTACCACGTTTTATCGGACGATTTGCAGGACGTCGAACTGTTCAACGGCGTGCTGAACCAGGAAAAATGCGCGGCGTTCCTCGAGGCGCTCGTTCCCGCCAGTGAAATCGATGAAGCGTTCATCTGCGGTCCCGGCCCGATGATGGACGCCGCCGAAGCCGCCCTGAAAGGCGCGGGCGTGCCGCCGAAGCAGGTTCACGTCGAGCGTTTCGGGACGCCTTTGCCGCAAGCCGGTGTTCCGCAAATCGAGATCACGGACAACACGCCGACGGCGGATCTGGAATTGGTCATCGATGGAAAAAGGCGCAAGTTGCGTCTGCCGTACCAGGGCGTGAGCGTACTGGATGTCGGGCTGAAGGCCGGCCTCGCGCTGCCTTACGCGTGCAAGGGTGGTGTCTGCTGTACGTGCCGCGCAAAAGTGCTGGAAGGCGAAGTGCGCATGGAGAAAAACTTCACATTGGAACAACATGAAATCGATGCCGGTTTCGTGCTGACGTGCCAGTGTCATCCGGTTTCGGATCGGGTAGTTGTGAGCTATGACGAACGTTGA
- the hppD gene encoding 4-hydroxyphenylpyruvate dioxygenase, producing the protein MQPTTWDNPVGTDGFEFIEYTAPDPVALGRLFEQMGFTAIARHRHKDVTLYRQGDINFLINAEPDSFAQRFTRLHGPSICAIAFRVADAGKAYKRALDLGAWGFDNKTGPMELNIPAIKGVGDSLIYFVDRWRGKNGAQAGSIGDISIYDVDFEPIPGADQNPAGHGLTYIDHLTHNVHRGRMIEWAEFYERLFNFREARYFDIEGKVTAVKSKAMSSPCGKIRIPINEEGSDTSGQIQEYLDAYRGEGIQHIALGTDNIYDTVDALRSADIALLDTIDTYYELVDRRVPNHGESVGELRKRKILIDGVSDEILLQIFTENQIGPIFFEIIQRKGNQGFGEGNFKALFESIELDQIRRGVVKDTTAS; encoded by the coding sequence ATGCAACCAACGACCTGGGACAATCCCGTCGGCACGGATGGTTTCGAATTCATCGAATACACGGCGCCGGATCCGGTCGCGCTTGGGCGATTGTTCGAGCAAATGGGATTTACCGCGATCGCGCGGCATCGGCATAAGGACGTGACCTTGTACCGGCAAGGCGACATCAACTTCCTGATCAACGCCGAGCCCGATTCCTTCGCGCAACGCTTTACGCGTTTGCATGGACCGTCGATTTGCGCAATCGCGTTTCGCGTCGCCGATGCAGGCAAGGCTTACAAGCGCGCGCTCGATCTCGGCGCGTGGGGCTTCGACAATAAAACGGGCCCCATGGAGCTCAACATTCCCGCGATCAAGGGCGTCGGCGATTCGCTGATCTATTTCGTCGACCGGTGGCGTGGCAAGAACGGCGCGCAGGCGGGCAGCATCGGCGATATCAGCATTTACGACGTCGACTTCGAACCGATTCCGGGCGCCGATCAAAATCCCGCTGGCCATGGTTTGACGTACATCGACCATTTGACGCACAACGTGCATCGCGGACGCATGATCGAGTGGGCCGAATTCTACGAACGCCTGTTCAACTTCCGCGAGGCGCGGTACTTCGACATAGAAGGCAAGGTCACGGCCGTGAAGTCGAAAGCGATGAGCTCGCCGTGCGGCAAGATCCGCATCCCGATCAACGAGGAAGGATCGGACACGTCGGGACAGATCCAGGAATATCTCGATGCGTATCGTGGCGAGGGGATTCAGCACATCGCGCTCGGGACTGACAACATCTACGACACCGTCGACGCCCTGCGCAGCGCGGATATCGCGTTGCTGGACACCATTGATACGTATTACGAGCTTGTCGACCGGCGCGTGCCGAATCACGGCGAATCGGTGGGGGAGCTGAGAAAACGCAAGATCCTGATCGATGGGGTCAGCGACGAAATCCTGCTACAGATTTTCACGGAAAACCAGATTGGCCCGATCTTCTTCGAGATCATCCAGCGCAAGGGCAATCAGGGCTTCGGCGAAGGCAACTTCAAGGCGCTGTTCGAATCGATCGAACTCGATCAGATTCGACGCGGCGTGGTGAAGGACACAACAGCGAGCTGA
- a CDS encoding TetR/AcrR family transcriptional regulator — MARTRAPDHDTQREQILELAAAKFAQTSYPSTSMADLAAASGTSKARLYHYYASKEAILFDLLDRYTKRLMLIIAEVEGASQRRGLTEREAFAELIRAFLAEYETSHSRHVALLNDVKYLEDTRREIVLERQRGIVAAFARQLARAYPKRATKENQTALTMMVFGMINWTFTWLKPDGKLGYGEFAEQVVDVIERGMNGDS, encoded by the coding sequence ATGGCACGTACCAGAGCGCCCGACCACGACACACAACGCGAGCAGATTCTCGAACTCGCCGCCGCGAAATTCGCGCAGACGAGCTACCCGAGCACATCGATGGCCGATCTCGCCGCCGCCAGCGGCACGTCCAAGGCGCGGCTTTACCACTACTACGCGAGCAAGGAAGCCATCCTGTTCGACCTGCTCGACCGCTATACGAAGCGGCTGATGCTGATCATCGCGGAGGTGGAAGGCGCGAGCCAGCGGCGCGGGCTCACCGAGCGCGAGGCGTTTGCCGAGCTCATTCGCGCGTTTCTCGCGGAATACGAAACGTCGCATAGCCGGCACGTCGCTCTGCTCAACGACGTGAAGTACCTCGAAGATACGCGGCGTGAAATCGTGCTCGAACGCCAGCGCGGTATCGTCGCTGCGTTTGCGCGGCAACTGGCGCGTGCTTATCCGAAGCGGGCGACCAAGGAAAACCAGACGGCCTTGACCATGATGGTTTTCGGCATGATCAACTGGACATTCACGTGGCTCAAACCTGACGGCAAGCTGGGTTACGGGGAGTTTGCGGAACAGGTTGTCGATGTGATCGAACGGGGAATGAATGGCGATTCGTGA
- the paaD gene encoding 1,2-phenylacetyl-CoA epoxidase subunit PaaD produces the protein MTTAEDVALEHVWNVLEAVPDPEIPVVSIRELGILRDVRRAADDTLEIVITPTYSGCPAMYQIAEDIGAALNAAGFAKHRIETVLAPAWTTDWMTDAAREKLKQYGIAPPMGNCGSNEHAPQERPLRFVPRIVDKPACPRCGSVQTERLAQFGSTACKALYRCVDCREPFDYFKPY, from the coding sequence ATGACAACCGCGGAAGACGTTGCGCTCGAACACGTATGGAACGTGCTCGAAGCCGTGCCCGATCCGGAAATTCCGGTGGTGTCCATACGCGAACTGGGTATCCTCCGCGATGTCCGCCGCGCCGCCGACGACACGCTGGAAATTGTCATCACGCCAACGTATTCCGGTTGCCCGGCGATGTACCAGATTGCGGAAGACATCGGCGCGGCGCTGAACGCGGCGGGTTTCGCGAAGCATCGGATAGAGACGGTTCTGGCGCCCGCATGGACCACCGACTGGATGACCGACGCTGCCCGCGAAAAGCTCAAGCAATACGGCATTGCCCCGCCCATGGGCAACTGCGGCTCGAACGAACACGCGCCGCAAGAACGGCCTTTGCGTTTCGTGCCGCGCATCGTCGATAAACCCGCCTGCCCGCGCTGCGGTTCAGTGCAGACAGAACGCCTTGCCCAATTCGGCTCGACGGCGTGCAAGGCGCTGTATCGATGCGTGGATTGCCGCGAACCGTTCGACTACTTCAAACCGTACTGA
- a CDS encoding Lrp/AsnC family transcriptional regulator, which translates to MARIELDAIDRKILAILQVNGRLSNQDIADQVSLSPSPCLRRIRRLEEAGVIRGYVALLEPRLLGLGLLAYVNVRLEKRGGSVALAGMKNPPTHADRFRDALLTWPEVVACDAMTGDTDYLLRVQVEDMEHFSRFVQDQLLHHPSVIDVKSSFSLERIKETTALPIR; encoded by the coding sequence ATGGCGCGAATCGAACTCGACGCAATCGACCGCAAAATCCTCGCAATTCTGCAGGTCAACGGCCGCTTGTCGAATCAGGACATCGCCGACCAGGTGAGCTTGTCGCCGAGTCCCTGCCTGCGCCGTATCCGGCGGCTGGAAGAGGCGGGCGTGATAAGAGGTTATGTCGCGCTACTAGAGCCCCGTCTGCTTGGACTCGGGCTGCTTGCGTACGTCAACGTGAGGCTGGAAAAGCGTGGCGGATCGGTCGCTTTGGCGGGAATGAAAAATCCGCCGACGCATGCGGATCGATTCCGCGACGCCTTGCTCACCTGGCCGGAGGTCGTGGCCTGCGATGCAATGACCGGCGACACCGACTATCTGCTGCGCGTCCAGGTGGAAGACATGGAGCACTTCTCGCGTTTTGTGCAGGACCAGTTGCTGCACCATCCATCGGTGATCGATGTGAAAAGCAGCTTCTCGCTCGAGCGCATCAAGGAAACGACGGCGTTGCCTATCCGTTGA
- a CDS encoding TIGR03862 family flavoprotein, which yields MPSSIESPVPRVAVIGGGPAGLMAAEALAAGGVEVDLYDAMPSVGRKFLMAGKGGMNLTHSEPAEAFLSRYGERRAFIEPLLRRFDATALRAWVHDLGVETFIGSSGRVFPTDMKAAPMLRAWLHRLRGSGVRFHMRHKWIGWDDATPCALRFATPEGDREVHADAVVLALGGASWPRLGSDAAWIGHLEARDVSVAPFKPSNCGFDINWSEHFSSRFAGEPLKSVAIGLPREDGGADWRAGECLLTSTGIEGSLIYALSARIRDRLAEGHATFLLDLVPALTHERVHDEVTHPRGARSMSSHLQSRLKLMGAKAGLLRECLTREDFADATRLAQRIKALPLTVTRPRPIAEAISSAGGVRFESLDSQLMLAALPGVFCAGEMLDWEAPTGGYLLTCCLASGVVAGEGALAYLNRNRAPAL from the coding sequence ATGCCGTCATCGATCGAATCTCCTGTCCCGCGTGTGGCCGTTATCGGCGGCGGCCCTGCCGGCTTGATGGCGGCTGAAGCGTTGGCGGCGGGCGGTGTCGAAGTGGATCTCTACGACGCCATGCCATCGGTCGGCCGCAAGTTCCTCATGGCAGGAAAGGGCGGCATGAATCTCACGCATTCCGAGCCTGCCGAAGCTTTCCTGTCGAGGTACGGCGAGCGCCGGGCGTTTATCGAACCGCTGCTGCGCCGTTTCGATGCCACCGCCTTACGCGCGTGGGTCCACGATCTGGGAGTGGAAACGTTTATCGGCAGCTCGGGACGCGTCTTTCCCACCGACATGAAAGCGGCGCCAATGCTGCGCGCGTGGTTGCATCGGCTACGTGGATCGGGTGTGCGTTTCCATATGCGGCACAAGTGGATCGGCTGGGACGACGCCACGCCATGCGCGCTCCGGTTCGCAACGCCGGAAGGCGATCGCGAGGTTCACGCCGATGCCGTCGTGCTCGCGCTGGGTGGTGCGAGTTGGCCGCGGCTTGGATCGGACGCCGCGTGGATCGGGCATCTGGAAGCGCGGGATGTATCGGTTGCGCCGTTCAAACCATCGAATTGCGGATTCGATATCAACTGGAGCGAGCATTTCAGCAGCCGCTTTGCGGGCGAGCCGCTCAAGTCGGTGGCCATTGGTTTGCCGCGTGAAGACGGTGGCGCGGACTGGCGGGCGGGGGAATGTTTGCTGACATCGACGGGCATTGAAGGCAGTCTGATCTACGCATTGTCCGCGCGCATCCGCGACCGTCTGGCCGAGGGCCATGCCACGTTCCTGCTCGACCTCGTTCCGGCGCTGACCCATGAACGCGTCCACGACGAAGTCACGCACCCACGCGGCGCACGTTCCATGTCGAGCCATTTGCAGAGCCGCCTGAAGCTGATGGGCGCGAAGGCCGGATTGCTGCGCGAATGCCTGACCCGCGAAGATTTCGCCGATGCCACCCGTCTTGCGCAACGCATCAAGGCATTGCCGTTGACAGTGACGCGGCCGCGGCCCATAGCGGAAGCAATCAGCAGCGCCGGCGGGGTGAGGTTCGAATCGCTGGATTCGCAATTGATGCTCGCAGCCTTGCCCGGCGTTTTCTGTGCGGGCGAAATGCTGGACTGGGAAGCGCCGACCGGTGGTTATCTGCTGACGTGCTGTCTCGCGAGCGGAGTGGTCGCCGGAGAAGGGGCGCTGGCTTATCTGAACCGGAACCGCGCCCCGGCGCTTTGA
- a CDS encoding DUF1835 domain-containing protein, with the protein MSTIHVTNGDYAAEILREALNAVSRDERVIPLKDDLAVGHLRGIDDNPETRALFWQQVLDEHKVDFISKLKEQDALLRELAQGTGQVVVWHGQSAGDQLMLRRVAYFLRNVPQRLNEAKLTADDLPLITADDGNQRRRGRGDGITAVGMFTAAELGVKLPTAAPISVLRISRLALEWQEVKQINSETRRWRDNTFISGTYSDIDETILQIASAGWIESRRLAGEVMGGSFGFLVSDSIALWRCRELVAAGKLEIRGDPSKIADARLRRASH; encoded by the coding sequence ATGAGCACCATTCACGTTACCAACGGCGACTATGCCGCCGAGATACTTCGCGAAGCGCTGAATGCAGTTTCACGCGATGAGCGCGTCATTCCCCTGAAGGACGATCTTGCGGTCGGCCATCTGAGGGGTATCGATGACAACCCGGAAACGCGTGCCCTCTTCTGGCAACAAGTGCTCGACGAGCACAAAGTCGATTTCATTTCGAAGCTCAAGGAACAAGATGCGCTGTTGCGCGAACTGGCCCAGGGCACGGGTCAAGTCGTGGTCTGGCACGGCCAGAGCGCGGGCGATCAGTTGATGCTGCGGCGCGTCGCCTATTTCCTGCGCAACGTGCCGCAACGCCTGAACGAAGCCAAACTGACCGCCGACGATCTACCCCTCATCACCGCCGACGACGGCAATCAGCGCCGTCGTGGCCGCGGCGACGGCATTACAGCGGTTGGCATGTTCACGGCAGCCGAACTCGGCGTCAAGCTGCCGACGGCCGCGCCCATCTCCGTGTTGCGCATCAGCCGGCTCGCGCTCGAATGGCAGGAAGTGAAGCAGATCAACAGCGAAACGCGGCGCTGGCGCGACAACACGTTTATCTCAGGCACGTATTCCGATATCGATGAAACCATCCTCCAGATCGCAAGCGCCGGCTGGATCGAGTCGCGCCGGCTCGCGGGCGAGGTGATGGGCGGAAGTTTCGGCTTCCTGGTCAGCGACTCGATCGCCCTTTGGCGATGCCGCGAACTCGTGGCTGCAGGCAAGCTGGAAATCCGCGGCGATCCCTCAAAAATTGCCGACGCAAGACTGCGCCGCGCCTCGCATTAG
- a CDS encoding GNAT family N-acetyltransferase encodes MFASADRSPSAAGRSPVLVRELSSADRERLMIHFLALDEDDRLLRFGQIVPDRVIENYVTNIDFARDTVFGVFDEALNVVGVGHLAYLPAEGDKRTAEFGVSVLESARGRGVGSRLFERAAIRSRNTHVSMLYMHCLSRNSTMMHIAKKSGMKIEYAYGEADAYLSLTPADQSSILTEMLQEQAAVFDYAIKRQARRASQMFQAFMPTADAA; translated from the coding sequence ATCTTCGCATCTGCCGATCGCTCGCCGAGCGCCGCCGGTCGATCGCCCGTTCTCGTTCGTGAGCTGTCCTCCGCGGATCGCGAGCGCCTGATGATCCACTTTCTTGCCCTCGACGAAGACGACCGCCTTTTGCGCTTCGGCCAGATCGTGCCGGATCGTGTGATCGAGAACTATGTGACGAACATCGACTTTGCGCGCGATACGGTTTTTGGCGTATTCGATGAAGCGCTGAACGTGGTCGGCGTCGGGCATCTTGCCTATTTGCCGGCGGAAGGCGACAAGCGTACGGCTGAGTTCGGTGTATCGGTGCTGGAAAGCGCGCGGGGCCGTGGTGTCGGCAGCCGCTTGTTCGAGCGCGCCGCGATTCGCAGCCGCAACACACACGTTTCAATGCTCTACATGCATTGTTTGTCGCGCAACTCGACCATGATGCACATTGCGAAGAAGTCGGGCATGAAGATCGAGTACGCATACGGCGAAGCCGATGCTTATTTGTCGCTCACGCCTGCTGACCAGAGCAGCATCCTGACGGAAATGTTGCAGGAGCAGGCAGCGGTCTTTGATTACGCGATCAAGCGCCAGGCGCGCCGGGCATCGCAAATGTTTCAGGCGTTCATGCCTACTGCCGACGCGGCCTGA
- the paaB gene encoding 1,2-phenylacetyl-CoA epoxidase subunit PaaB, which translates to MNNEWPIWEVFVRSKQGLDHKHCGSLHAPDAPAALRMARDVYTRRQEGVSIWVVPSAAITASDPADKAEFFEPAGDKIYRHPTFFVLPDEINHM; encoded by the coding sequence ATGAACAACGAATGGCCGATCTGGGAAGTGTTCGTGCGCAGCAAGCAGGGACTCGATCACAAGCATTGCGGCAGTTTGCACGCGCCCGACGCGCCGGCTGCGCTGCGCATGGCGCGCGATGTCTACACGCGTCGCCAGGAAGGCGTGAGCATATGGGTAGTGCCATCGGCGGCGATCACGGCGTCCGATCCCGCCGATAAAGCCGAGTTCTTCGAACCTGCCGGCGACAAGATTTATCGTCACCCGACGTTCTTCGTGCTCCCCGACGAAATCAACCACATGTGA
- a CDS encoding 50S ribosomal protein L11 methyltransferase yields the protein MHSKTSSSTSAASALIEWEEKGESHSALWRSESGIAPPKRVVIGDDQMTADSAYRLACEGTAILWRGDFQNARQLLQAVARRIETRPKKSAKAKAKQRSATPDAPAEAPAPGEAFNLHRLAQSQRARTLGMFLLPLDAEYAITLRRAPVVKEACEEAYGPAAGESVVSLREVLGLVGAHEWRKKGVDVEALGARIHPYYGVFSPVRGEYVKLVADQPLPSKELAFDIGTGTGVLAALLAQRGVKRVIATEIDPRALACAHENIDLLGFSPQVKVIEADLFPEGRAPLIVCNPPWLPARPSSAIEHAIYDPESRMLRGFLDGLAAHLTPGGEGWLILSDLAEHLGLRTRAQFQEWVDQAGLKTDGRMDVRPNHPRAADKTDPLYQARSAEVTSLWRLVPA from the coding sequence ATGCATTCCAAAACCTCTTCCAGCACCAGCGCCGCATCCGCCCTCATTGAATGGGAGGAAAAAGGCGAAAGCCATTCGGCGCTCTGGCGCTCGGAAAGCGGGATCGCGCCGCCAAAACGCGTCGTCATAGGCGATGACCAGATGACCGCGGACTCGGCGTATCGGCTGGCTTGCGAAGGGACCGCGATCTTGTGGCGCGGCGATTTTCAAAACGCGCGGCAGTTGTTGCAGGCTGTGGCGCGACGTATCGAAACACGGCCCAAGAAGTCGGCGAAGGCGAAAGCCAAGCAACGCAGCGCCACGCCTGATGCGCCGGCTGAAGCGCCCGCGCCCGGCGAAGCGTTCAATCTGCATCGGCTTGCTCAGTCGCAGCGGGCCCGCACGCTCGGCATGTTCTTGCTGCCGCTCGACGCCGAGTACGCCATTACGTTGCGGCGTGCTCCGGTTGTGAAAGAGGCGTGCGAAGAGGCATACGGTCCGGCGGCGGGTGAGTCGGTCGTGTCGCTACGGGAAGTGCTCGGGCTGGTCGGCGCGCACGAGTGGCGCAAGAAGGGCGTGGACGTCGAGGCGCTGGGCGCGCGGATTCACCCGTATTACGGTGTGTTTTCGCCTGTGCGCGGCGAGTATGTGAAGCTGGTGGCGGATCAGCCGTTGCCATCGAAGGAACTGGCATTCGATATTGGCACGGGCACCGGCGTGCTGGCCGCGTTGCTGGCCCAGCGGGGCGTGAAGCGCGTGATCGCGACGGAAATCGATCCGCGCGCGCTCGCCTGCGCGCATGAGAACATCGATTTGCTCGGGTTTTCGCCGCAGGTCAAAGTGATCGAAGCTGATTTGTTTCCGGAAGGCCGCGCGCCGTTGATCGTCTGTAATCCGCCGTGGTTGCCGGCGCGGCCGAGCTCGGCTATCGAACATGCGATCTATGACCCGGAAAGCCGGATGTTGCGCGGTTTCCTCGACGGCCTTGCCGCGCATTTGACGCCTGGCGGCGAAGGCTGGCTGATCCTGTCGGATCTGGCCGAGCATCTGGGACTGCGTACGCGCGCCCAATTCCAGGAGTGGGTCGATCAAGCCGGGCTCAAGACCGATGGCCGGATGGACGTGCGACCGAACCACCCCCGCGCCGCCGATAAAACCGATCCGCTATACCAGGCGAGGTCGGCCGAAGTTACTTCGTTGTGGCGGCTCGTGCCAGCCTGA
- the paaA gene encoding 1,2-phenylacetyl-CoA epoxidase subunit PaaA has translation MYTQSLDIPGNVQSIDPASTSSELSRFDAVMAADGKIEPQDWMPDAYRKTLVRQISQHAHSEIVGMLPEGNWISRAPSLKRKAILLAKVQDEGGHGLYLYSAAETMGVSRDQLVDALHAGKAKYSSIFNYPTPTWADVGVIGWLVDGAAIMNQIPLCRCTYGPYARAMIRICKEESFHQRQGFDALLSMMKGTQAQKDMVQQAVDRWWWPVLMMFGPSDKDSIHSGQSFKWGIKRISNDDLRQKFVDATVEQARILGVTLPDPDLKWNEERQAHDYGVIDWDEFWRVVNGDGPCNKERLATRVKAHDDGEWVREAALAYSAKQAARAQKQAA, from the coding sequence ATGTACACGCAATCCCTCGATATTCCCGGCAACGTCCAGTCCATCGACCCGGCGTCCACGTCTTCGGAACTCAGCCGTTTCGACGCCGTGATGGCGGCCGACGGCAAAATCGAACCGCAGGACTGGATGCCAGACGCGTACCGAAAGACGCTGGTTCGCCAGATTTCGCAGCACGCGCATTCGGAAATTGTCGGAATGCTGCCGGAAGGCAACTGGATTTCGCGGGCGCCGAGTCTGAAGCGCAAGGCCATCCTGCTCGCAAAAGTGCAGGACGAGGGTGGCCACGGCCTCTATTTATATAGCGCGGCGGAAACCATGGGTGTATCGCGCGATCAGCTCGTCGATGCCCTGCACGCCGGCAAGGCCAAGTATTCAAGCATCTTCAACTACCCCACGCCGACCTGGGCGGACGTCGGTGTAATCGGCTGGCTGGTCGACGGCGCCGCGATCATGAATCAGATTCCGCTGTGCCGCTGTACGTACGGGCCGTATGCGCGCGCCATGATCCGCATCTGCAAGGAAGAGTCGTTCCACCAGCGGCAAGGTTTCGACGCGCTGCTCTCCATGATGAAAGGCACGCAGGCCCAAAAGGACATGGTCCAGCAGGCGGTGGATCGCTGGTGGTGGCCCGTGCTGATGATGTTCGGCCCGAGCGACAAGGATTCCATTCATAGCGGCCAGTCGTTCAAGTGGGGCATCAAGCGGATATCGAACGATGATTTGCGGCAGAAATTCGTCGATGCAACCGTCGAGCAAGCCCGGATTCTCGGCGTCACGCTGCCCGATCCCGATCTGAAATGGAACGAGGAACGGCAAGCGCATGACTACGGCGTCATCGACTGGGACGAATTTTGGCGCGTCGTGAATGGCGACGGTCCGTGCAACAAGGAACGCCTCGCGACACGCGTAAAGGCGCATGACGACGGCGAGTGGGTTCGCGAAGCAGCCCTCGCCTATTCCGCCAAACAAGCCGCGCGTGCTCAAAAGCAAGCTGCATAG